The following coding sequences lie in one Candidatus Poribacteria bacterium genomic window:
- the trpB gene encoding tryptophan synthase subunit beta: protein MSPLLELEDAYMSLRADSDFQEEFQYYLREYVGRPNPLYYAERLTQELGGARIYLKREDLNHTGAHKINNTIGQILLARRMDKNRIIAETGAGQHGVATATVASKFNMECEVYMGEEDIERQALNVFRMKLLGTTVIPVNSGSRTLKDAINAAFRDWVTNVRTTYYLIGSVVGPHPYPMIVRDFQAVIGQEARSQTLEQTGQLPDYVVACVGGGSNSIGMFYPFYSDNSVKLVGVEAAGESILSGKHAATISAGSVGVFHGAKCYVLQEEDGQITPAHSISAGLDYPGVGPEHSFYKASGRAEYVSVTDEESIEGFKLLSETEGIIPALEAAHAMAYIRKLAPTLDRDQTIILCLSGRGDKDVYTIAKVLGVEPVSPGAAKLPL from the coding sequence ATGTCCCCACTACTGGAACTAGAAGATGCCTATATGTCTCTAAGAGCGGATTCCGATTTCCAAGAGGAATTTCAATACTACCTCCGCGAATATGTTGGGCGTCCTAATCCGCTGTACTACGCCGAGCGTCTGACCCAAGAACTCGGCGGGGCAAGAATCTACCTCAAGCGCGAGGATCTCAACCACACAGGTGCACACAAAATCAACAATACCATCGGACAGATCTTGCTCGCCCGACGGATGGACAAGAATCGGATCATCGCTGAGACAGGTGCAGGCCAACACGGCGTTGCGACAGCAACCGTGGCATCAAAATTCAACATGGAATGCGAAGTCTATATGGGCGAAGAAGACATCGAACGGCAAGCTCTAAACGTCTTTCGTATGAAATTGCTGGGTACGACGGTGATTCCGGTCAACTCAGGCTCGCGGACCCTCAAGGATGCAATCAACGCTGCATTCCGCGATTGGGTGACGAATGTACGGACGACATACTATCTGATCGGATCCGTCGTCGGTCCCCACCCATATCCGATGATTGTCCGGGATTTTCAAGCGGTCATCGGTCAGGAAGCGAGATCACAGACTCTTGAGCAGACAGGACAGTTGCCAGATTACGTGGTTGCTTGCGTCGGCGGTGGCAGTAATTCAATAGGTATGTTTTACCCATTTTACTCGGATAACAGTGTGAAGTTAGTCGGTGTCGAAGCGGCGGGCGAAAGCATACTGAGTGGCAAACACGCAGCGACTATCAGTGCGGGCAGTGTTGGCGTGTTCCACGGTGCGAAATGCTACGTGCTACAGGAAGAGGACGGGCAAATCACGCCTGCACACTCTATCTCAGCGGGTCTGGATTACCCAGGAGTCGGTCCCGAACATAGCTTTTACAAAGCATCGGGACGCGCCGAATATGTCTCTGTCACCGATGAGGAATCGATTGAAGGATTCAAACTACTATCAGAAACGGAAGGGATCATCCCCGCGCTGGAAGCAGCTCACGCGATGGCTTACATCCGCAAACTTGCACCGACCCTTGATCGAGACCAAACCATCATCCTCTGTCTCTCCGGACGGGGCGATAAAGATGTGTACACCATCGCCAAAGTCCTCGGCGTAGAGCCGGTAAGCCCCGGTGCTGCGAAATTACCACTGTAG
- a CDS encoding EcoRV family type II restriction endonuclease translates to MNRESELKQDFFHELSQFVSLLDDYVSTDDGQWSIKGFIDVCRNIYTISSDTKIISKILEIHLFPRILNFAQKIGYRLVLAEHQNYYPDISFVRADDESIKFAVDFKTTYRLGDNPEFCNGFTLGSHGEYFVNRNSSKNIQFPYGQYSGHFCLGIIYSRHADRELDETHTYGLEELHSIASVIKDFQFFVAEKWKIASDKSGSGNTANIGSINKISDILSGQGMFSRLGEKWFDDYWMNYGKITIADDSGRTKKITNLKDFVIYRGGDTRLIVPKTRKTRINKWFHRLSVRG, encoded by the coding sequence ATGAACCGAGAGTCTGAACTCAAGCAGGACTTTTTTCACGAACTCTCTCAATTCGTTTCATTGTTGGATGATTACGTCAGCACAGATGATGGACAATGGAGTATCAAAGGATTTATAGATGTATGCCGAAATATTTACACCATTTCTTCCGATACAAAGATAATATCAAAGATTCTTGAAATACATCTCTTTCCACGTATTCTCAACTTTGCACAGAAAATTGGATACCGACTTGTTCTAGCTGAACATCAGAATTATTATCCTGATATTTCCTTTGTCCGTGCCGATGACGAGAGTATAAAATTCGCAGTTGATTTCAAAACTACATACCGTTTAGGAGATAATCCAGAATTTTGTAACGGATTTACCTTAGGTTCCCACGGGGAATACTTTGTAAATAGGAACAGTTCAAAGAATATTCAGTTCCCTTATGGTCAATACAGTGGCCATTTTTGCTTGGGTATTATCTATAGTAGACATGCGGACAGAGAATTGGATGAAACTCACACCTACGGACTTGAGGAGCTTCATTCGATTGCTTCTGTTATAAAGGACTTCCAATTCTTCGTAGCAGAGAAATGGAAAATCGCGAGCGATAAAAGTGGCAGTGGGAATACCGCAAATATTGGAAGCATTAACAAGATTTCTGATATACTTTCAGGTCAGGGCATGTTTTCACGCTTGGGTGAGAAATGGTTCGACGATTATTGGATGAATTATGGTAAGATTACAATCGCTGATGATAGCGGCAGAACAAAGAAGATTACGAATTTGAAAGATTTCGTCATATATCGAGGTGGAGACACTCGACTTATTGTCCCCAAAACGAGGAAAACCCGGATTAACAAATGGTTCCACCGATTAAGTGTCAGGGGATAA
- a CDS encoding GNAT family N-acetyltransferase: protein MVEGPRACQESEFEEVIALINQVFRVGTNQDIRTDYPLVFNHSKMEYMRILKVDGKVVAHVPVWLREAIIGEDRLRIGIISPTVTHPDYRRHGYATHCLRDCIRIMDEEGVPVSVLWTLETTFPFYQQSGWEAVGSQGWLYQLRPQECALFESGAFDVVQYDPSNTDSFNAMMKLHDTEPHRIGRSIEEYRALFSLPQTTTFLAMSDEKVAAYLIFGEGVNKPGLIEGGGETAGLETLVRHVMLEREADSEIQVLLPLVPSSLGELIEEKKPGSGRPIEEAKGVGYQMIRVNSLEKLLKQIENHIQSKSTRLRGEVCFVCRETDEAVTLKFHEGEVDLSTERLAEAVVLTRRQLTQLIFGAHPAAKPVKYSGVTGEILNTIFPFYVPIWELDHS from the coding sequence ATGGTAGAAGGACCACGCGCATGTCAGGAATCGGAGTTTGAAGAAGTAATTGCTCTGATCAATCAGGTGTTCAGAGTAGGAACGAATCAAGATATTCGCACGGACTATCCGTTGGTGTTTAACCATTCAAAAATGGAGTACATGCGCATCCTCAAGGTGGATGGAAAGGTCGTTGCCCATGTGCCGGTCTGGCTCCGCGAAGCAATCATAGGAGAAGATAGATTACGGATCGGTATCATCAGTCCCACCGTCACGCACCCGGACTATCGCAGACACGGATATGCCACCCATTGCCTTCGGGACTGTATCCGCATCATGGACGAAGAGGGTGTGCCCGTCTCCGTGCTGTGGACGCTGGAGACAACATTTCCCTTCTATCAGCAGTCCGGTTGGGAGGCTGTAGGATCGCAGGGTTGGCTTTACCAGCTACGTCCGCAAGAATGCGCGCTTTTTGAGAGTGGTGCCTTCGACGTGGTGCAATACGACCCAAGTAACACTGACTCGTTTAATGCAATGATGAAACTCCACGATACGGAACCGCACCGGATTGGCCGTTCCATCGAAGAATATCGAGCGCTTTTTTCCCTACCCCAGACAACGACCTTCCTGGCCATGAGTGATGAGAAGGTAGCTGCATATCTGATATTTGGAGAAGGGGTAAACAAACCCGGATTGATTGAAGGCGGAGGTGAAACAGCAGGATTAGAAACGCTAGTCAGGCATGTTATGTTAGAACGAGAAGCCGATTCAGAAATCCAGGTGCTTCTGCCGCTAGTCCCATCTAGTCTGGGAGAACTGATAGAGGAGAAGAAACCGGGGAGCGGACGCCCCATTGAAGAAGCCAAGGGTGTAGGCTATCAAATGATACGCGTCAACAGCCTAGAGAAACTGTTAAAACAGATTGAGAATCACATACAAAGCAAGTCAACTAGGTTGCGCGGGGAGGTCTGCTTCGTATGTCGTGAAACGGACGAAGCTGTGACCCTCAAGTTCCACGAAGGGGAGGTTGACCTTTCAACAGAGCGATTGGCAGAAGCCGTGGTGCTGACCCGTCGGCAGTTGACGCAATTGATTTTTGGTGCTCATCCCGCCGCGAAGCCGGTCAAGTATAGCGGCGTAACGGGCGAAATCCTGAATACAATATTCCCCTTCTACGTTCCGATCTGGGAATTAGATCATTCCTAG
- a CDS encoding CocE/NonD family hydrolase codes for MTKSADFAVNVERDVPTEMRDGVVLRSDVYRPDGAAACPVLLCRTPYDKSQNTYIQTARALASNGYIAVVQDIRGRGISDGEYFWQFQNNAETFDAQDGYDTVEWAAGIPGSDGQVGTWGHSYPSWCIWRLAGTQPPSLKALFASGMSARLLDLNFGIFETGRRLQWTYKMAVNARRRVRDKFGPESEDEADAQWYEVERGKWIWYLPLDDLPDYLFSTLTPLLKTYLREQNKEFWAFQEIHHKVNVPTCQLTGWYDRLVGTIDNFTGIVTEGPESLRHQHRLIIGPWGHNSNNLTRTQGPIDFGSHADTTYPDEVARWYDYRLKGIDNGIGSEPPVKLFIMGENRWRFEYEWPLAHTEYTEFFLHSGGSANTVRGDGVLSVSEPGTESPDAFDYDPKDPVMSLMGIDAQAAPRDQSPLNGRQDILVYQTPPLHEDIEVTGPVVLKLWAASSAPDTDFTAKLIDVHPNGLAVNLTYGIMRARYREGYDNPSLIEPGNPYEYTIRLNPTGILFRQGHRIRLDVSSSDFPNFDRNHNTGADFWSDTELRVAHQTVFHSAEYPSRLILPIIPR; via the coding sequence ATGACTAAAAGCGCTGATTTTGCCGTAAATGTCGAGCGGGACGTGCCCACCGAAATGCGCGATGGTGTGGTTCTACGATCAGATGTCTATCGCCCAGATGGGGCAGCAGCCTGTCCGGTGTTATTGTGTCGCACCCCGTATGATAAAAGCCAAAACACCTACATCCAGACCGCGCGGGCGTTAGCTTCCAACGGTTATATCGCTGTTGTCCAAGATATCCGGGGACGCGGCATTTCCGACGGGGAATACTTCTGGCAATTTCAGAATAACGCCGAAACCTTCGACGCGCAGGATGGCTACGACACCGTTGAGTGGGCAGCGGGTATCCCCGGCAGCGATGGACAGGTGGGGACATGGGGGCATTCCTACCCGTCGTGGTGTATCTGGCGCCTCGCCGGAACGCAGCCGCCCTCCCTCAAGGCGTTGTTTGCGAGTGGTATGTCGGCACGGCTGCTTGACCTAAACTTTGGCATATTTGAGACAGGGCGTCGTCTCCAGTGGACCTACAAGATGGCGGTCAATGCACGTCGCCGAGTGAGAGATAAGTTTGGTCCCGAATCCGAGGACGAAGCCGATGCCCAGTGGTACGAAGTAGAACGAGGAAAGTGGATCTGGTATCTGCCGTTAGACGACTTGCCTGACTATCTGTTTTCTACCCTGACACCCCTCCTCAAAACGTATCTCAGGGAGCAGAATAAGGAGTTCTGGGCGTTTCAGGAGATCCACCACAAGGTCAACGTTCCTACATGTCAGTTGACGGGTTGGTACGACCGACTCGTGGGGACGATCGATAACTTTACAGGTATAGTAACAGAAGGGCCCGAATCGCTGCGGCACCAGCACCGGCTCATCATCGGCCCGTGGGGTCATAATAGCAATAACCTCACTCGAACCCAAGGGCCGATCGACTTCGGCTCTCATGCAGATACCACGTATCCTGACGAGGTGGCTCGGTGGTACGACTACCGCCTCAAAGGGATTGACAATGGGATCGGATCGGAGCCGCCGGTGAAACTATTTATTATGGGGGAAAACAGATGGCGTTTTGAATATGAGTGGCCCCTAGCGCATACAGAATACACCGAATTTTTCTTGCATAGCGGTGGCTCAGCTAACACAGTGCGGGGCGATGGTGTACTGTCCGTCTCCGAACCGGGGACCGAATCGCCCGACGCGTTCGACTACGATCCCAAAGATCCGGTGATGAGCTTGATGGGAATTGATGCTCAAGCAGCGCCGAGAGATCAATCCCCACTGAACGGACGACAGGATATTCTAGTATACCAAACACCACCACTGCATGAAGATATTGAGGTGACCGGACCGGTAGTGCTGAAGTTATGGGCAGCATCAAGTGCACCCGACACCGATTTCACTGCCAAGCTGATTGATGTTCACCCCAACGGGTTGGCGGTGAATCTGACATACGGCATTATGCGAGCAAGGTATCGAGAAGGTTACGACAATCCGAGCCTCATCGAGCCGGGCAACCCTTATGAATACACCATCCGTCTCAATCCGACGGGCATCTTGTTCCGACAGGGACATCGGATTCGACTTGATGTATCAAGTTCCGATTTCCCTAACTTTGATCGCAACCACAACACCGGCGCGGATTTCTGGTCAGATACGGAACTTCGGGTCGCACACCAGACCGTTTTCCACAGTGCGGAGTATCCGTCGCGACTTATCCTACCGATTATACCCCGATGA
- a CDS encoding peptide deformylase, with product MAVREILMLGNPKLFEICEPVQEAQLEQIEPIIQDLHDTLMAFRQKYNAGRAIAAPQIGAMKRLVYMHIEEPVVFINPVLDLKSTEMMELWDDCMSFPELLVRVHRHHRCRIIFWDENWEEQSMALEGDLSELLQHEVDHLNGILAVQRAIDHRSFALRSQRQFLAEERTIE from the coding sequence ATGGCAGTTAGGGAAATTCTGATGCTGGGCAACCCCAAACTTTTTGAGATATGTGAACCTGTGCAAGAAGCACAACTGGAACAGATCGAACCTATTATCCAAGATTTGCACGACACTCTGATGGCTTTCAGACAGAAATACAACGCTGGACGCGCTATCGCCGCACCGCAGATTGGGGCAATGAAGCGGTTAGTGTACATGCATATTGAGGAACCGGTGGTCTTTATCAATCCGGTCTTGGATCTCAAAAGTACGGAGATGATGGAACTTTGGGACGACTGTATGAGTTTTCCCGAGCTCCTCGTCAGGGTGCATCGGCATCACCGGTGCCGGATTATATTTTGGGATGAGAATTGGGAGGAACAAAGCATGGCACTTGAGGGGGACCTCTCGGAACTGCTACAGCACGAGGTCGATCATCTCAATGGCATATTGGCGGTACAACGAGCAATTGACCATAGATCTTTCGCGCTCAGAAGTCAACGACAGTTCTTGGCTGAAGAAAGGACAATCGAGTGA
- a CDS encoding aspartate aminotransferase family protein — translation MNLNARQRKLLKRTFLDYQQTAEFFKNPLIVQRAEGLYYWDVEGKRYFDGIGGIFVATLGHKHPRLMAAMQRQMDILSFVPSMHGIADITLDFIEKLGEITPGNLNYIKPYSGGSESIESAMKFTRQYFKQSGQQGKYKFISRYFGYHGATFGAMSASGTGKRKTAFEPQMGGFLKVFPPTYYRDRFASWEECNRFCAQMFEDVIINEDPDTVAGVIIEPIGNTGGIITPTAEYFQIIREICDRYNVLLIYDEIITGFARTGSMFAAQTFGVTPDIICGGKGLSSGTIPLGAMMAREDMGEVFYGPAADDLNFAHGHTFAGNPLACAVGLAVIDEILEKQLDHKARELGDYLAARLEGLKQYGVVREIRGKGVLRGVELVKDTQTMQPYPELGSALKRTALKNGLVIRVDPTWFAVAPALIAEKSDIDELCDLIEKSLIDALKQVKH, via the coding sequence GTGAATCTTAACGCACGTCAAAGGAAGCTGCTCAAGCGGACTTTTCTTGATTACCAACAAACCGCAGAATTTTTCAAGAATCCACTCATAGTCCAGCGAGCGGAAGGACTTTACTATTGGGACGTAGAAGGGAAACGCTATTTTGATGGTATCGGTGGGATATTCGTCGCCACGCTTGGACATAAACACCCACGCCTTATGGCGGCGATGCAGCGACAGATGGACATATTGAGTTTTGTGCCTTCGATGCACGGGATTGCGGATATCACACTAGATTTTATCGAGAAGTTAGGCGAGATCACCCCCGGCAATTTGAACTATATCAAACCCTACAGCGGTGGCTCGGAGTCAATTGAGTCCGCCATGAAGTTCACCCGGCAGTATTTCAAGCAGAGCGGGCAGCAGGGGAAATACAAGTTTATCAGCCGGTATTTTGGGTATCACGGAGCGACATTCGGTGCCATGTCCGCCAGCGGCACAGGCAAACGCAAAACTGCGTTTGAGCCACAGATGGGAGGCTTTCTCAAGGTGTTTCCACCCACCTATTATCGCGATCGATTCGCTTCTTGGGAGGAGTGCAACCGTTTTTGTGCACAGATGTTCGAGGACGTGATCATCAACGAAGATCCGGATACCGTCGCGGGGGTTATTATTGAGCCCATCGGTAACACAGGGGGCATCATCACACCGACGGCAGAATATTTTCAAATAATCCGCGAGATTTGTGACCGTTACAATGTCCTCCTGATCTACGACGAAATCATCACCGGATTCGCTCGAACGGGATCCATGTTTGCAGCACAGACCTTTGGCGTGACGCCGGATATCATCTGCGGCGGCAAAGGACTTTCAAGCGGGACAATCCCCTTGGGTGCTATGATGGCACGGGAGGACATGGGTGAGGTTTTCTACGGTCCCGCAGCGGATGATCTAAATTTCGCACACGGTCATACATTTGCCGGCAACCCGCTCGCATGTGCCGTAGGCCTTGCTGTCATTGACGAAATCTTAGAAAAACAGCTCGACCACAAAGCACGTGAGTTGGGGGACTATCTCGCAGCAAGGCTTGAGGGATTGAAACAGTACGGCGTTGTCCGCGAAATCCGTGGCAAAGGTGTGTTGCGCGGCGTAGAGTTGGTGAAGGACACCCAAACCATGCAGCCGTATCCTGAGCTGGGAAGTGCTTTGAAGCGGACTGCGCTCAAAAACGGTCTGGTTATCCGTGTTGACCCGACTTGGTTCGCAGTCGCCCCGGCATTAATCGCAGAAAAATCGGATATAGATGAACTGTGCGACCTTATTGAAAAAAGCCTGATAGATGCCTTGAAACAAGTGAAGCATTGA